In a genomic window of Nitrospirota bacterium:
- a CDS encoding chemotaxis response regulator protein-glutamate methylesterase: MVARGRPASRNPAAEGRPLRVLVVDDSAVVRQLITAILSRERGVAVTAAADPFVAMDQMARVRPDVIVLDLEMPRMDGLTFLHKIMTEDPIPVVICSSFTGAGTEAAVLAMEEGAVEIVTKPKLGLREFFEESAVLFVDAVRAAALARVGAPIGAGRRVPPKLSADAVIPAAGGPRPASITDPVVAVGASTGGTDALRELLQALPADSPGLVIVQHMPERFTRALADRLDRSCRIEVREAQHGDRVTPGRALIAPGNRHLVLVACGDSYAVQVTGGPLVARHRPSVDVLFRSVAQVAGPNAVGVIMTGMGDDGAQGMVELKRAGAATIAQDEATSVVFGMPAEAIARGVVDEVLPLGAIAAAVLRRAALGRTRQTA, from the coding sequence GTGGTCGCACGCGGCCGGCCGGCGTCTCGAAACCCTGCGGCTGAAGGGCGGCCGCTGCGGGTGCTGGTCGTGGACGACTCCGCCGTGGTCCGTCAACTCATCACCGCGATCTTGTCGCGCGAGCGCGGAGTGGCCGTGACCGCGGCGGCGGATCCCTTCGTCGCGATGGACCAGATGGCTCGCGTCCGTCCGGACGTGATCGTCCTGGACCTGGAAATGCCGCGCATGGACGGATTGACCTTTCTCCATAAGATCATGACCGAAGACCCGATTCCGGTCGTGATCTGTTCGAGCTTCACCGGAGCCGGCACCGAGGCTGCGGTGCTCGCGATGGAAGAGGGCGCGGTGGAGATCGTCACGAAACCCAAACTGGGGCTTCGCGAGTTCTTCGAGGAATCGGCGGTGCTCTTCGTCGATGCGGTGCGCGCGGCCGCGCTGGCTCGCGTGGGCGCGCCGATCGGCGCGGGGCGGCGCGTTCCACCGAAGTTGAGCGCGGATGCGGTGATCCCCGCGGCCGGCGGCCCCCGCCCGGCCTCCATCACGGACCCGGTCGTGGCCGTGGGCGCGTCCACCGGCGGGACCGACGCGCTCAGAGAGCTCCTCCAGGCGCTTCCGGCCGATTCGCCGGGCCTCGTCATCGTCCAGCACATGCCCGAGCGCTTTACCAGAGCGTTGGCGGATCGCCTGGATCGGTCGTGCCGGATCGAAGTGCGGGAAGCCCAACACGGGGATCGGGTCACTCCGGGGCGAGCCCTCATCGCGCCGGGTAATCGACACCTCGTGCTCGTCGCCTGCGGTGATTCCTACGCGGTCCAGGTGACGGGCGGGCCGCTCGTGGCGCGGCATCGGCCCAGCGTGGACGTGCTGTTTCGGTCGGTGGCGCAGGTGGCCGGGCCCAACGCGGTGGGCGTCATCATGACCGGAATGGGCGACGACGGCGCGCAAGGCATGGTGGAACTCAAACGAGCGGGAGCCGCAACCATCGCCCAGGACGAGGCCACGTCGGTGGTGTTCGGGATGCCGGCGGAAGCCATTGCTCGCGGCGTGGTGGACGAGGTACTGCCGCTGGGAGCGATTGCCGCCGCGGTGCTCCGCAGAGCGGCGTTGGGCAGGACCAGGCAGACCGCTTAG
- a CDS encoding protein-glutamate O-methyltransferase CheR yields the protein MSDPSSASVGPDPAIPPMTDLEYERFRTYIYEHSGIQLGPAKKELLAARLARRLRDLELSSYGEYFRRLVQGDKAEEISLFDAVSTNETHFFREPQHFEFLRDVVFPRWDRMAAAGLRSRTIRMWSAACATGQEVYSLAMVAEDRFPAAAGWDVEILATDLSVRALEAARVGVWSLDQKHEIPEKFLKAYMLKGVAGQRGRMKAAPSIRALLRFARVNLNNEVYPVGGPFDVIFCRNVLIYFDAGAKARVVDRLMGYLAPGGYLILGQVESATGLTDRLRAVGPTVYVRADAETLEAA from the coding sequence ATGTCCGATCCCTCCTCCGCATCGGTCGGGCCGGATCCGGCCATTCCGCCGATGACCGACTTGGAGTACGAACGATTTCGCACCTACATCTACGAGCATTCGGGAATCCAACTTGGTCCCGCCAAGAAGGAGTTGCTCGCCGCGCGCCTCGCCAGACGCCTGCGTGATCTCGAACTGTCAAGCTACGGCGAGTACTTCCGGCGCCTCGTCCAGGGGGATAAAGCCGAGGAGATCAGTCTGTTCGACGCGGTCTCCACCAACGAAACGCATTTTTTTCGCGAACCGCAACACTTCGAGTTCCTGCGGGACGTGGTCTTCCCACGCTGGGACCGCATGGCTGCGGCGGGCCTGCGCTCGCGGACCATTCGAATGTGGAGTGCGGCGTGCGCCACGGGCCAAGAGGTCTACTCGTTGGCGATGGTGGCGGAGGACCGGTTCCCGGCCGCGGCGGGATGGGACGTGGAGATTTTGGCCACCGACTTGTCCGTGCGGGCCTTGGAAGCGGCGCGCGTGGGCGTGTGGTCGCTGGACCAGAAACACGAGATCCCCGAGAAGTTTCTGAAGGCGTACATGCTCAAAGGGGTCGCCGGTCAGCGAGGTCGGATGAAGGCCGCACCGTCGATCCGCGCGCTGCTGCGGTTCGCTCGCGTGAATCTCAACAACGAGGTGTATCCCGTGGGCGGGCCGTTCGACGTGATCTTCTGCCGAAATGTGCTGATCTACTTCGACGCCGGGGCCAAGGCGCGGGTGGTGGATCGCTTGATGGGGTATCTGGCGCCCGGCGGGTACCTGATTCTGGGCCAGGTCGAAAGCGCCACCGGGCTCACCGACCGACTGCGGGCCGTGGGGCCGACCGTCTACGTGCGGGCGGATGCCGAGACCCTGGAGGCGGCGTAG
- a CDS encoding chemotaxis protein CheW, translating to MDTEQAAAETAQYLTFTLAGEEYAVSILKVREIIRYDPTLTTVPTMPAWVRGVINLRGSVVPVIDLAVKLGVPSGAITNRTCVVVVEALVNGDHTVAGIMADSVSEVKVLAPGDVEPPPEFGTPIRGDLLKGLGKIGARFVLILDIDRVLSTPAGV from the coding sequence GTGGACACGGAACAAGCAGCGGCCGAGACGGCACAGTATCTGACCTTCACGCTGGCGGGGGAGGAGTACGCGGTCAGCATCCTGAAGGTCAGGGAGATCATCAGGTACGATCCCACGCTGACTACGGTGCCGACCATGCCGGCCTGGGTGCGAGGCGTGATCAATCTGCGCGGCAGCGTGGTCCCGGTGATCGACCTCGCGGTCAAGTTGGGGGTGCCGAGCGGCGCGATCACGAATCGGACCTGCGTGGTGGTCGTCGAGGCCTTGGTGAACGGCGACCACACCGTTGCCGGCATCATGGCGGACTCCGTCAGCGAGGTGAAGGTGTTGGCTCCCGGCGACGTGGAACCACCGCCTGAATTCGGGACGCCGATCCGAGGCGATTTGCTCAAGGGGTTGGGCAAGATCGGCGCACGGTTCGTGCTGATCTTGGATATCGACCGCGTGTTGTCGACGCCCGCGGGCGTCTGA
- a CDS encoding methyl-accepting chemotaxis protein gives MRIGIGGKLFLGFGTVLFLLGVVGLTGWRDTARLWSAFNELYTDRVAASVTLAQVERGLWELRYALPQFVVSSEDARAKIASDEARWQDQTQIAVTAYAAGARSRDEQEALKEWDNVLSAYFQARPHWFELARAGRTVDAAKWRTERLGPLDRRAVQALDRLMILQIQRAGEEQRALSGVVGKATIVLSGLVVLSLAVGFSLAWWFSRSIARGITEATVAANGLAEGNLSQRITVSSADEVGQMAHAIRRMVARLTHVIGQVRSGASALSTAASQVAASSQTLSQGTSEQAASVEEVTSSLEQMSASVTQNAENSRQMEQMAVKGAGDADESGRVVRETVEAMKAIAEKISIVEEIAYQTNLLALNAAIEAARAGEHGKGFAVVATEVRKLAERSQEAAKEIGALAGSSVKVAERAGQLLAELVPAIRRTATLVQEVASASQEQSAGVAQISRAMTQVEKVTQRNASAAEELASTADEMTSQAEALQRLVAFFRDGRAGDVPPERRTGETPRGPDRVGQADHRTPRAAARGNLALVPADTDPDFERF, from the coding sequence ATGAGAATCGGGATCGGCGGGAAACTCTTCCTGGGTTTTGGGACCGTGCTCTTCCTGCTCGGCGTGGTGGGGCTCACGGGATGGCGCGACACGGCGAGGTTGTGGTCGGCGTTCAACGAGCTGTACACCGATCGGGTCGCGGCGTCGGTGACCCTGGCGCAAGTCGAACGCGGCCTGTGGGAACTCCGCTACGCGCTGCCGCAGTTCGTGGTCTCGAGCGAAGATGCTCGCGCTAAAATCGCGTCCGATGAAGCCCGATGGCAGGACCAGACCCAGATTGCCGTGACGGCGTACGCGGCCGGGGCCCGTTCGCGCGACGAGCAGGAGGCGCTCAAGGAGTGGGACAACGTGTTGTCCGCGTATTTCCAGGCCCGGCCGCACTGGTTCGAGCTGGCCCGCGCCGGCCGGACCGTTGACGCGGCGAAGTGGCGGACCGAGCGATTGGGCCCACTGGATCGGCGCGCGGTTCAGGCGCTCGATCGGTTGATGATCCTCCAGATCCAACGCGCGGGGGAGGAACAACGGGCCCTGAGCGGGGTGGTGGGAAAGGCCACCATCGTGCTGTCGGGCCTCGTTGTGCTGTCTCTCGCGGTTGGGTTCAGTTTGGCGTGGTGGTTCTCCCGCAGCATCGCGCGCGGGATCACGGAGGCGACGGTGGCGGCCAACGGCCTGGCCGAGGGAAACCTCAGTCAGCGGATCACCGTGTCGTCCGCCGACGAGGTCGGTCAGATGGCTCACGCGATTCGACGGATGGTCGCGCGATTGACCCACGTCATCGGGCAGGTCCGGTCGGGCGCGAGTGCGTTGTCTACCGCCGCCTCGCAGGTGGCGGCCTCTTCGCAGACGCTGTCGCAGGGCACCAGCGAGCAGGCGGCGTCGGTGGAGGAAGTGACGTCGAGTTTGGAGCAGATGAGCGCGTCGGTGACCCAGAACGCGGAGAACAGCCGTCAGATGGAGCAGATGGCCGTAAAGGGAGCGGGGGACGCCGACGAGAGCGGACGCGTGGTGCGGGAGACCGTCGAGGCGATGAAGGCGATCGCGGAGAAGATCTCCATCGTCGAGGAGATCGCCTACCAGACCAACCTGCTTGCGCTGAACGCCGCGATCGAGGCGGCGCGCGCGGGCGAGCACGGCAAGGGGTTCGCGGTGGTGGCGACGGAGGTGCGTAAGCTCGCGGAGCGGAGCCAAGAGGCGGCCAAAGAGATCGGCGCGCTCGCGGGATCCAGCGTCAAGGTCGCTGAGCGAGCGGGCCAGTTGCTCGCCGAACTGGTTCCCGCCATCCGTCGAACCGCCACGCTGGTCCAGGAGGTCGCGTCGGCCTCGCAGGAGCAGTCCGCGGGGGTGGCGCAGATCAGCCGCGCGATGACGCAGGTCGAAAAGGTGACTCAGCGCAATGCCTCCGCGGCCGAGGAACTGGCCTCGACCGCCGACGAGATGACCTCGCAAGCCGAGGCGCTTCAGCGCCTGGTGGCGTTCTTCCGCGACGGGAGAGCGGGCGACGTTCCTCCGGAGCGCAGAACCGGTGAGACCCCGCGTGGTCCGGATCGGGTCGGGCAGGCCGATCACCGTACGCCCAGAGCCGCCGCGCGCGGCAATTTGGCCCTTGTACCAGCTGACACGGACCCCGATTTCGAGCGCTTCTAG
- a CDS encoding chemotaxis protein CheA, with protein MAEPARSSDLPSDGPDAELRKAVLQTFLVESDERLTEMEEALVALEGRPGDEDLIQTIFRCAHTLKGNASTLDFPKVSEFAHAMEDVLQRFRSRTLPVTADLVSLLLRGVDALRRMVLIAPTGRDDLDLAHGDLLGRFRDASAQHAVSRQALAEGQTPEPDAGRSRPVEGVPDDAHQGLRRSRTLRVDIGKLDRLLDLTGEIAIAQGRLRQSLQGSATVFGDEVLEGHRQVERLFSDLQEVILKVRMVPVGPLFRQFHRTVRDISQSLGKSVRLVIEGEDAEVDTTIIESLRDPITHMIRNALDHGIEPPTVRTRKGKDAEGRVTLRAFHQAGHLMVQMEDDGAGLDRGKILKVARAKGLIADHQTGSDQETLRLIFEPGFSTSEAVTELSGRGVGMDVVRKNVDALRGSVSVESRRDAGTRITIRLPLTLAMIEGFAVGVADDTFVIPLGAVAECLELPSDARGRGEAFGVIDLRGEALPYLRLREFFGRTGPPPRRESLVVVRDQGSRAGFVVDALYGERQAVIKPLGGLCRGARGISGATILGSGRVALIVDVPSVLRCVHTALPSAAA; from the coding sequence ATGGCTGAGCCCGCGCGATCTTCCGATTTGCCGTCCGACGGACCAGACGCCGAACTCCGCAAGGCGGTGCTTCAAACCTTTTTAGTCGAGTCGGACGAACGCCTCACCGAGATGGAAGAGGCGCTGGTCGCACTGGAAGGCCGCCCGGGCGATGAGGACCTCATTCAGACCATCTTCCGGTGCGCTCACACGCTGAAGGGGAACGCTTCGACGCTCGACTTTCCCAAGGTGTCCGAGTTCGCCCACGCGATGGAGGACGTGCTCCAGCGATTTCGCAGCCGGACGCTTCCCGTGACCGCCGACTTGGTTTCGCTGCTCCTTCGCGGCGTGGACGCGCTTCGCCGGATGGTCTTGATCGCGCCGACCGGTCGCGACGATTTGGACCTCGCCCACGGTGATCTTCTGGGCCGGTTTCGCGACGCATCCGCGCAGCACGCCGTCTCCCGGCAGGCGCTTGCGGAGGGTCAGACTCCGGAGCCGGACGCGGGCCGCTCACGGCCGGTCGAGGGCGTACCGGACGATGCGCACCAGGGATTGAGACGGAGCCGGACCCTGCGGGTCGATATCGGAAAGCTCGACCGCCTCCTCGATCTCACCGGTGAGATCGCGATCGCCCAAGGACGCCTGCGCCAATCGCTGCAGGGATCCGCAACCGTATTCGGCGACGAAGTGCTCGAAGGCCACCGACAGGTGGAGCGGCTCTTCAGCGACCTCCAAGAGGTAATTCTCAAGGTGCGCATGGTGCCGGTGGGGCCGCTGTTCCGACAATTTCATCGCACGGTGCGCGACATCAGTCAGTCCCTCGGCAAGTCGGTACGGTTGGTGATCGAAGGCGAGGACGCAGAAGTGGACACCACCATTATCGAGTCCCTCAGGGACCCCATCACCCACATGATTCGAAACGCCCTCGACCACGGGATCGAGCCGCCCACGGTTCGCACCCGCAAGGGGAAAGACGCCGAGGGCCGGGTGACCCTGCGCGCGTTTCATCAGGCCGGCCACCTGATGGTTCAAATGGAGGATGATGGAGCGGGGCTCGACCGCGGCAAGATTCTCAAAGTGGCAAGAGCCAAGGGACTGATTGCGGATCACCAAACCGGTTCCGATCAGGAAACGCTTCGCTTGATCTTTGAACCCGGGTTCTCCACGTCCGAAGCCGTCACGGAGTTGTCGGGCCGCGGCGTGGGCATGGACGTGGTGCGGAAGAACGTGGACGCGCTGCGTGGGTCCGTGTCGGTAGAGAGTCGCAGGGACGCGGGAACGCGAATTACGATTCGTCTCCCGCTCACGCTCGCGATGATCGAGGGGTTTGCGGTCGGCGTGGCGGACGACACGTTCGTCATTCCCCTCGGAGCGGTGGCCGAATGTCTCGAATTGCCGTCCGACGCGCGCGGTCGCGGCGAGGCGTTCGGCGTAATCGATCTGCGCGGCGAAGCCTTGCCGTACCTTCGGCTGCGCGAGTTCTTCGGCCGAACGGGTCCGCCGCCGCGGCGTGAAAGCCTGGTGGTGGTACGGGACCAGGGAAGCCGCGCGGGATTCGTCGTCGACGCGCTCTACGGCGAGCGACAAGCCGTGATCAAGCCGCTCGGCGGGCTGTGTCGCGGGGCGCGTGGGATTTCGGGTGCGACCATCCTGGGGAGCGGTCGCGTGGCGCTGATCGTGGATGTGCCGAGCGTGCTGAGATGCGTGCACACCGCGTTGCCGTCGGCGGCAGCGTGA
- a CDS encoding P-II family nitrogen regulator: MKKIEAIIKPFKLDEVKAALTDLGVHGMTVTEVKGFGRQKGHKEVYRGAEYVVEFVPKVKVEIVIPDNLVQRAVETIVRAAKTGSIGDGKIFVNPVGEAIRIRTGETGEGAL, translated from the coding sequence ATGAAAAAAATCGAAGCGATCATCAAACCCTTCAAGCTCGACGAGGTCAAGGCGGCCCTCACGGATCTCGGCGTGCACGGGATGACCGTAACCGAAGTCAAAGGCTTCGGCCGGCAAAAGGGCCACAAAGAGGTCTATCGCGGGGCGGAATACGTGGTCGAGTTCGTGCCGAAGGTCAAGGTTGAGATCGTGATCCCCGACAATCTGGTCCAACGCGCCGTCGAGACGATCGTGCGCGCGGCGAAAACCGGCAGCATCGGCGACGGGAAAATTTTCGTCAATCCCGTGGGCGAAGCGATCCGCATTCGGACGGGCGAGACCGGCGAAGGCGCCCTGTAG
- a CDS encoding ammonium transporter, protein MIDVPRSRVWMVSGACGALALVWPELAWAQEAQAPTPPVIDSGDTAWMLMSSALVLLMTAPGLALFYGGLVRTKNVLGTIMQCFMILCVVTLVWILAGYSLAFGPDRGGLIGSLEWAGLQTVGTDPHPTYGPTIPHQVFMLFQLMFAAITPALITGAFAERMRFSAVILFTVLWSLFIYSPLAHWVWGGGWLAKMGAVDFAGGAVVHISSGASALACALVLGARKGYGTVNMAPHNLPMALLGTGLLWFGWFGFNAGSGLGANTTAAVAFTATHVAASAAAISWMTAEWLQRGKPTVLGMASGVIAGLATVTPGAGYLGPFSALVVGLAAGAACYFSVVAKGRLGYDDSLDVVGIHGVGGIIGILATGLLASVGVKGLLFGNPGQLGVQAVTAVVTAVFTFVGSLILLKIVDAVVGLRVPVEDEHRGLDLSQHEERAYSGE, encoded by the coding sequence ATGATCGACGTGCCGCGGTCCAGGGTATGGATGGTGTCGGGAGCGTGTGGCGCCCTCGCACTGGTCTGGCCGGAACTCGCCTGGGCGCAGGAGGCCCAGGCGCCCACCCCACCGGTGATTGATTCCGGCGATACCGCGTGGATGTTGATGTCGAGCGCGCTCGTTCTGCTGATGACCGCTCCGGGTCTCGCTTTGTTCTACGGCGGGCTGGTCCGGACCAAAAACGTGCTCGGTACCATCATGCAGTGCTTCATGATTCTCTGCGTGGTGACGCTGGTGTGGATTCTCGCCGGGTACAGCTTGGCGTTCGGACCCGACCGAGGCGGGCTCATCGGCAGCCTGGAGTGGGCCGGGTTGCAGACCGTGGGAACCGACCCGCATCCGACCTACGGGCCCACCATTCCCCACCAAGTATTCATGCTCTTTCAATTGATGTTCGCGGCCATTACCCCGGCCCTGATCACGGGCGCGTTTGCCGAACGGATGCGCTTTTCAGCCGTCATCCTGTTCACGGTGCTGTGGTCGCTGTTCATTTACTCCCCGCTGGCGCACTGGGTGTGGGGGGGCGGCTGGCTGGCCAAGATGGGGGCGGTGGATTTTGCGGGCGGCGCCGTGGTCCACATCAGTTCAGGCGCCAGCGCGCTGGCGTGTGCGTTGGTGTTGGGAGCCCGCAAGGGCTATGGAACCGTCAACATGGCGCCCCACAACCTGCCGATGGCCTTGCTCGGGACCGGCCTGCTGTGGTTCGGCTGGTTCGGGTTCAACGCGGGCAGCGGGCTGGGCGCGAACACCACGGCGGCGGTGGCGTTTACGGCCACCCACGTCGCGGCCTCCGCCGCGGCGATTTCCTGGATGACCGCCGAGTGGCTGCAACGCGGGAAACCCACCGTACTGGGCATGGCAAGCGGCGTGATCGCCGGGCTTGCCACCGTTACGCCGGGCGCCGGGTACCTCGGACCGTTTTCCGCGCTGGTCGTGGGGCTGGCGGCTGGCGCTGCGTGTTATTTCTCGGTCGTGGCCAAGGGACGATTGGGGTATGACGACTCGCTCGATGTGGTGGGCATTCACGGCGTCGGGGGCATCATCGGGATTCTGGCAACGGGCTTGTTGGCGTCGGTGGGCGTGAAGGGGCTGTTGTTCGGAAATCCCGGCCAGTTGGGGGTTCAGGCGGTGACGGCGGTTGTGACGGCCGTCTTTACATTCGTGGGCTCGCTGATTCTTCTGAAGATCGTGGATGCGGTGGTGGGGTTACGTGTGCCGGTCGAGGACGAACATCGAGGCCTTGACCTGAGTCAACACGAAGAACGAGCGTACTCGGGTGAATAA
- a CDS encoding D-alanyl-D-alanine carboxypeptidase family protein: MKQPGVGWTAVVGAAMLWGSAAAGWAEEPAVWPKVRAKGLLLVDLEQRRVLYESNSTARLAPASLTKVMTAVIAIDEGDPDAEVTISRHAARATGHRLRLRAGQRFRLGDLIQTMLVTSANDACRAVAEAIGGTETAFVNKMNRYAEALALTETHFANACGFDAPGHHSSAQDLARLAAAAQERPAFAEAVKLRGGKLVTVDGRRVYPFRTTNRLMATFEGMVGVKTGFTRGAGRCLIARVVREQGDVLLVMLNAPRRWGDAATLLTRAFDTLAADRQRDEAGPTWERVDALELAPNPEPGTSRSPLPL; the protein is encoded by the coding sequence TTGAAGCAACCGGGTGTCGGGTGGACGGCGGTGGTCGGCGCGGCCATGCTGTGGGGATCGGCCGCGGCGGGATGGGCCGAGGAGCCTGCGGTGTGGCCCAAAGTCCGCGCGAAGGGTCTCTTGCTCGTGGACCTCGAACAGCGCAGGGTCCTGTACGAATCCAACTCGACCGCTCGGTTGGCGCCGGCGAGCCTGACCAAGGTGATGACTGCGGTGATCGCGATCGACGAAGGGGACCCCGACGCCGAGGTGACGATCAGCCGCCACGCGGCCCGCGCCACGGGTCATCGGCTGCGGCTGCGGGCCGGGCAGCGGTTCCGACTGGGAGATCTCATTCAGACGATGTTGGTCACCTCCGCGAACGACGCGTGCCGGGCCGTGGCCGAAGCCATCGGGGGAACGGAGACCGCGTTCGTGAACAAGATGAATCGCTACGCGGAGGCGTTGGCGTTGACCGAGACGCATTTCGCCAACGCCTGCGGATTTGACGCGCCGGGGCATCACTCCTCGGCGCAGGATCTTGCGCGGCTCGCCGCCGCTGCACAGGAACGTCCGGCGTTTGCCGAAGCGGTCAAGCTGCGCGGAGGGAAGCTGGTGACCGTTGACGGCCGACGAGTCTATCCGTTTCGGACGACCAACCGGTTGATGGCCACGTTCGAAGGCATGGTGGGCGTGAAAACGGGGTTCACTCGGGGCGCGGGGCGCTGTCTCATCGCGCGCGTCGTGCGTGAGCAGGGTGACGTGCTGTTGGTGATGCTGAACGCCCCCCGGCGGTGGGGCGATGCCGCCACGCTGTTGACCCGCGCGTTCGACACCCTTGCCGCCGACCGACAACGGGACGAAGCCGGGCCGACATGGGAACGGGTGGACGCGCTGGAGTTGGCGCCCAATCCCGAACCGGGCACCAGCCGAAGCCCGCTCCCGCTATAG
- a CDS encoding glycosyltransferase family 2 protein yields the protein MYKSRYVVVVMPAYNAARTLEDTYREVMEQGIVDRIILVDDASRDDTVAVARTLDRVTVHRHPRNLGYGANQKTCYRLALDAGADIVVMVHPDYQYTPHLIPAMVSMIANGLYPCVLGSRILGGYALKGGMPAWKYLSNRVLTLFQNLLLGAKLSEYHTGYRAFSAALLRALPMEDNSNDFVFDNQMLAQILWGGHAIGEVSCPTKYTAESSSINFRRSVVYGVGCLVTALTYRAAKLGLIRSKRFPPPWTTTR from the coding sequence GTGTACAAGTCTCGGTACGTGGTGGTGGTGATGCCCGCATATAACGCGGCGCGCACGCTCGAGGACACCTATCGTGAGGTCATGGAGCAAGGCATCGTGGACCGGATCATTCTGGTGGATGACGCCAGCCGCGACGACACCGTGGCGGTGGCCCGAACCCTGGATCGGGTGACGGTCCATCGCCACCCGCGCAACCTCGGGTACGGCGCCAACCAAAAGACGTGTTACCGGCTGGCCCTGGACGCGGGGGCCGACATCGTGGTGATGGTCCATCCCGACTATCAGTACACGCCCCATCTGATCCCCGCGATGGTCTCCATGATCGCCAACGGCCTGTATCCTTGCGTGTTGGGATCGCGAATTCTGGGCGGGTATGCGCTGAAAGGCGGGATGCCGGCGTGGAAATACCTCTCGAACCGCGTGCTGACGCTGTTCCAGAATCTCTTGTTGGGGGCGAAATTGTCGGAGTACCACACGGGTTATCGCGCGTTTTCCGCGGCGCTGCTCAGAGCGTTGCCGATGGAGGACAACTCGAATGATTTCGTGTTCGACAACCAAATGCTCGCGCAGATCTTGTGGGGCGGACACGCCATCGGGGAGGTGAGTTGCCCCACCAAATACACGGCCGAATCCTCGTCGATCAATTTCCGGCGCAGCGTGGTGTACGGCGTCGGGTGCTTGGTGACCGCGCTGACGTATCGCGCAGCCAAGCTGGGACTGATTCGGTCGAAACGGTTTCCTCCCCCGTGGACCACCACACGTTGA
- a CDS encoding arginine deiminase-related protein translates to MTHGRSLLMCPPDYYGIEYEINPWMDVRRPADPDRARAQWRALYDLLTAGLGVHVDLLEPVKGLPDLVFTANAGMVAHRRFIASRFLHPERQREQPTYEAWFRTRGYAIDTLPEQTCFEGEGDALWLGDTLFAGYRLRSDVTSHQAVAAILGCRVLSLELIDPRFYHLDTCFCPLDERRALYYPPAFDEYGQRVIAQFVPEAIAVDEADALRFGCNAIVAGREVVLQSGCAALEASLRAAGWTPRPVDLSEFHKAGGSAKCLVLWVE, encoded by the coding sequence ATGACGCACGGGCGCTCCCTGCTGATGTGCCCTCCCGACTACTACGGCATCGAGTACGAAATCAACCCGTGGATGGACGTGCGCCGGCCGGCCGACCCCGACCGCGCTCGGGCACAGTGGCGCGCGCTGTACGATCTGCTGACCGCCGGGTTGGGCGTCCACGTGGACCTGTTGGAGCCGGTTAAGGGGTTGCCCGACTTGGTGTTCACGGCGAACGCGGGCATGGTGGCGCACCGCCGGTTCATCGCCAGCCGTTTCCTGCATCCCGAACGTCAGCGAGAGCAGCCCACCTACGAGGCCTGGTTTCGAACCCGCGGGTACGCGATCGACACGCTGCCGGAGCAGACCTGTTTTGAAGGCGAGGGTGATGCCCTCTGGCTGGGCGACACGTTGTTCGCCGGGTACCGGCTCCGCTCCGACGTCACGTCCCACCAGGCGGTGGCCGCGATCCTCGGGTGCCGGGTACTGTCGCTCGAGTTGATCGATCCGCGCTTCTACCACCTGGACACCTGTTTCTGCCCGCTGGACGAGCGGCGCGCGTTGTATTATCCGCCGGCGTTCGACGAGTACGGGCAGCGGGTCATCGCCCAATTCGTGCCCGAGGCCATTGCGGTGGACGAGGCCGACGCGTTGCGCTTCGGGTGCAACGCGATCGTGGCGGGCCGCGAGGTGGTGCTGCAATCGGGGTGTGCGGCGCTGGAAGCGTCGTTGCGCGCGGCGGGGTGGACGCCACGGCCCGTGGATCTTTCCGAGTTTCACAAGGCCGGCGGCAGCGCCAAGTGCCTCGTGCTGTGGGTGGAGTAA